The genomic interval GAAGCCTTTGCGCGGCGCCAGGCACAGGGGTTGCCCGGCCTGACGCTGATGTCGTGCGACAATCTGGCGGAAAACGGCCAGCAACTGGACCGCCTGATGCGCGAATGGCTGAAGGCCAAGGATCCGCAGCTATTCGACTGGTTCGCCCTGAATTGCACCTGCCCGCAGACGATGATCGACCGCATCGTTCCCGCCACCACTGACGAGGACCGCGCCGCGCTGGAAGCGACGTTGGGACTGCGCGACGAAGGCGCCGTGCTGACAGAGGCGTTCAGCCAGTGGGTGATCGAGGATCGCTTCGCCGGTCCGCGCCCCAGATGGGAGGACCACGGGGCCCAGCTCGTGACCAATGTCGCGCCGTATGAAACCGCCAAGCTGCGGATGCTGAACGGCGCGCATTCGCTGCTGGCCTATTGCGGCCTGGAACGCGGCTTCACCTTCGTGCACGAGGCGATTGCCGATGCCGAGCTTCGCCAACTGGCGCACCGGCTGATGATGCAGGAAGCCGCGCCCACCATCGATGCCGCACCGGACCAGGATCTAGCCGCCTATGCCGACAGCCTGATCGATCGCTTTGCCGAGCCCGCGTTGCAGCACCGGCTGGCGCAGATCGCGATGGATGGATCGCAGAAGATCCCGCAGCGCTGGCTGGACACGGCGGCCTGGCACTCGCGGCGCGGCGATGATTGTCCCGCCATCCGCGCTGCGTTTCGCGCATGGCTTGCACATTTGGCCGATGGCTCGCTCGTGAACGACCCGCTTGGCGATGAACTTCGCGCACTTGTCGCAAATAAGGGACCTGAAGCGGTCGCCGATCGCATGACTGACGGACGCTTCCCTTCCGAATTCATCGTCTAAAGGTCGCCAAAGGCCGACACGAGATACTGCGCGCTGATCAGGCGCAGCCCCAAGCGGGGTGCGGCAGACCAGCCTTGGCTTCCTACCGCGAAGGGACTTAATCCTGCCCGCCCGGACGGCGAAAGCGAACGCCTCAGCCCTTCATGGTCCCGTCGGGATTGAGCAGCATCGTGCGGCCGGTTCCGGCGGACGCATAGATCGCTTCCATCAGGCGCAGGTCGCGCAGGCCCATTTCGCCGGGCGTGATGATCTCGGAACCGTCGCGGATCGCGTCGGCGAGGTGGTCGAGCTGCCGCGCGAATTGCACGGTGGAATCGCCCGGCGAGAACGCCCGGCTTTCGCCCCCGGATTCGAGCACCATGTCGAGGCCCGAATAATTGGTCGCCGGCTGCATCAGCAGCGCGCCGGATGAGCCGCGCGCGTCCACCTCGTTGATCGGTGCCGCGTCATAGGAAGTGGCAAGCTGCGCGACCGCTCCCGAAGGAAAACGCAGTTGCGACGACACATGCGCGAAGATCTCCGCAAAGCGCGGGTCGGCTGCCGGCTGGTATGTCGCTGCGGTGATGCTCTCGGGCATCTCGCCCGACAGATAGAGCGCGGCCTGCAGGCCGTAGATCCCGTAATCCTCAAGCGGGCCGCCGCCTGCCAGCGTGCGGTCGACGCGCCAGTTCTGGCTGGGGCTGGTCGGCCCCATGCGATAGGACTGCTGCGTGCGGATCAGCCGCAGCTTGCCGACCGCTTCCTCGCGGATCAGCTCCATCGCCTTGAGATTGTATGGCTCGAAATGGCAGCGATAGGCGATCATCAGCCTGCGGTCCGCCCGCTGGCTCGCGGCGATCATCCGCTCGCACTCCGCACTGGAGAGCGCCATCGGCTTTTCGCACAGCACGTGCTTGCCCGCGGCAAAGGCGCGTTCCGTCCAGTCGGCATGCAGTCCGCTGGGCAGCACGATATAGGCGGCATCGACATCCTTGTTCGACGCGATCCTGTCGAAATCGTCATAGGAATAGCGGGACTCGGGCGGCACGCCATAGGCATCGCCCACTCGCTGAAGCTTTTCCGGATTGCCCGAGACGAGGGCCGCGATATGCGCCCGCTCCGCCCGTTCGAAGCGCGGCATCATCTGGTTCAGCGCATAGCCGCCAAGGCCGACGATGGCGAAGCCGACGCTGTCCGCCCGCCGGGGCTGCGGCTGCGTTTCGGGAAGCTCGACCCCGTCCGGCATGGGCTGCCCGGTGGCCCTGGCGCCGCCCGATTGTCCGAAGACGGCCCGGCCCGAAAGCATCAGCGACGCCGCCGCCGCACCGCCGCCGACTTCGATCAGTCGGCGCCTGCTTATCCCGTGTCCCATCATCGCTTTATTCCGATCTGCCCATGATTAGCGTTCATGCTGACGTATCGGCAGCGCCGAGGCAACCCTATTGCGGAATGCCCCGATGCTGGCTGGAACGCGCGTCAGGCCGGTTCCGCCACTTGCTCGCTGGTTCTGTCTGTCCGGACCAGTGCCCATGCCAGGCCCACGGCAAGCGCATAGCAAATCCAGAAGATGCCTGCGAACGGAGCCCCATTGCCCAGCGCCAGGCGCGCCGCGAAGCTGATCGCAAGCGCGACCGGCGCGCCGATGACCACCCCGTTCCACAGCGCTCTCAGCCTGGGTTCGTAGTGGCCGCGGCGGCGGCGCTTGCCCAGCCAGATATAGGTGCCCGTGGCGCAGACCGCCGTCAGCGCTGCACCGAACAGCACATAGGCAAGCTTGACCCAGATCCCGCCGAAATTGCCAAAATGCAGGTCATAGGTCGATGCCGCGGCCTGCTGTCCCCATTCGCCGTCCGCCAGCCCGGCGGTACCCATGAACCGGCCTGCGGCGTCGAAGCCGTAATATTCGCCGAAGATCAGCCTTTGTTTGTGCAGGCCCACGATCTGCACATGCTGCCCGCGGGTCAGCGGATCGTGCAGGATCGCATAGCTGGGCACGACGTCGGGGTGCTGCGCGGACATGTAGCGCAGCGCCGCCGCCACATCGGGCGCGGGGGCCGGCGCGTCGTCGCCCGCAGGCTCCTCGCCGAAGATGGGGGCATAGACCGCTTCGACATCGCCGCCGTAATCGTTCGAAGCGATGGCGAAGGCGGTGACGGTGGCGAGGCCGATCAGCGCGCCCGTCAGCGCGATGGCGATGCCGAACGGCAGGGTCCAGACGCTCAGGCGATTGTGCCAGTCGGCAAGACCCACGCCGCCCGAACTGCGCGCGCGCAGGCGAAACGCATCGCGAAAGATGCGCGGCAGCGCGACCACGCCCGACAGCGACAGCGCCAGCATCATCACGCCCAGGATACCGACAATGGTGATCCCGACCAGCGAGGGCAGGTTCAGCGTATAATGCAGCGCGACGAGAAAGTCCGACCACGCGATCTCTTCCGGCATTACAAGATTGCCGCGCGCGTCCAGATGCATCGCCTCGGTATCGGTGGTGATGGTCGCGCGGGGTAGGTCATCCACCGGAAGATGGACATAGAGATGCGTCGTCGGGGCACTTTCCGCGCCGCGTTTCAGCATGGCCATGACACCGTTCTGCACCGCTTCGGGCGCAATCGCGGTCATTTCGGGCGCATCGGGCTGCTCGATGCGTTGCAGCTCGGCATAGAAGACGGCAATCGTGCCGGTCAGCGAGACGAGATACAGCAAGGCGCCCGCGACAAGACCGATTGCCGCATGGGCGGACAGCGCACGTTTTACCGTCGTGGGTTCGATAGGGCTGGTCATGCCATGGCTCCTGGCAACAGGGCGGGAAAGGCGGCCAGCATGGCGCCGCCTGCAATCGCGAACTGGCGCTTGCGGCTGTCGGTCATCAGCAGCGCATAGGCCAGCAGAGTCCAGGTCAGCGGCACCGCGAACAGTGCCAGCACCGTTGCATTGCCTTCTGCCGCTCCGCACAGCAGCGCAGTCCAGCGCACCCCCAAGGCAATCGCGATGGAGCTTGCCATGGCCAGCACCGCGACCAGCAGGAAGGTGAGCACTCGCCCGCCGAGCCGCAGCGGCGCGTTCGCGGGCAGCACGCCGGCCCGACGACTGGACGCCCGCGTCGGTGCGGGCTGCGACGCGAAGCCGGCCCATGCCAGCAAGGCGCAGCCCGCTGCCATCGCCCATAGCGAAACGACCGCCACGCCCCATGCGCCCGCCGCCGCCGCGCCGCACAGCACCGCCGCGGCCAGCGCGCCCCAGCCCGCGGCGTTTATCACGCCGGATCGCCCTGCCCGGCCCCACGACAACCGCAGTATTGCGACACCCGTGGCGGCCAGCAGACTTCCGGCGGCAAGCAGAGGATCGCCGCCCATCAGAACCGGTAGCTCACGGTGCCGAACACGTTGCGCTCGCTGCCGATGAAGCAGTCGCCCCGGGCGAGGCAGGCGGCGTAATAGTCCTTGCCCAGCAGGTTGGTCGCGTTGACCGCAAGGCTCCAGCTCTGCCAGCTGACTTCGGCGACGGCATCGACCAGCGTAAAGGCGGGCGTCGTGATGCCATTTGGAAAGGCCGCGCCATAGGACTTGTTCCTGCCGACGTGCCGCACGCCCGCGCCCAGCCTTGCGGTGGTTTCGGCGTTCAGGCGAAAGTCCTTCATCGTCCATAGCGAGGCGTTGAATTTCGGCACGTTGTCTAGCTGGCGGCCCGTGTCTTCGACCTCCGCCTCGTTATAGCTGGCGTTGGCGATCAGCAGCAGATCGCCCGGCAGGGTGGCATTGGCCTCGAACTCGACGCCTTTCGACGTCAGCGATCCGATCTGCAGCTGGCCGTTCAGGATCACGTCGGGGTCCTGCGGGCTGGGCGCGACGGCGGCGACGGGGCGATTGGCTTCGCGAATGTGATAGGCGGTTGCGGTCAGCAGGATGCGGTCGCTGGGATGCAGCTTTACCCCCACCTCGAACTGGCGGCCCGTCTTTGGGACGAAGGGATCGCCGTATAGATCGGTGCCGCTGATCGGCTCGAAGCTTTCGGTGAAGCTGAAGAAAGGCGAGACGCCGGTGACGATCTCGCCGATGATGCCCGCGCGGAAAGTTGTCGCGCCCTGGTCGTAGACCTCTTCGCCGAACGAAGTCGAGCGTGCTTCGTCCCGCCGTACGCCCAGCACCAGCGAGACGCGGTCCCATGCGCGGATCTGGTCCTGCAGGTAGAAGCCGATCTGGCTCTGCCGCGTGTCGTCGGCGGCAGCGAAGGCATAGCCCGGATCGCCCAGCATCGGGATCGTGCCGTTGAAGTCCGACAGCGCGCCGTAATCGATGTCGTAGAGGTCGATCGGCTCCAGCGCATAGCCGCTGTCCTTGCGGACGCGGTTCCAGCTGTAATCGACGCCCGCCAGCAGCGTGTGTTCGATCGCGCCTCCCGTCCGGAAGTCGTATTGAAGGTTATGGTCGGTCGAGAATATCTCCATGTTCGCAAGGCTGCCGAACGCGTAGTTCATGATCTGGCGCTGCTCGGTGTCCAAATACGGATTGAGCGGGTTCGAATAGCTGTTGGGATAATGGGTGAAATAGTCGAGATCGCTGTCGATATAGCGCGCCTTGGCGTTCAGCGTCAGATCGGCCGAGAACGCATGGCTGGCGATAGCCGTGCCCTGCAGCAGGCGCCCGTCATAGCGGTCCCAGCCCGGCTTGCCGACGAACAGATCACTGTCCAGCTGTCTGTTCGGATTGGGCAGGATCGTCCCCACCAGCGGCAGGAACTGCGAGGTCGAGCCGCCGTCGTCTTCCTGGTACAGGCCGATCAGCGTGACCTGCGTCGCATCGGTCGGCGCGAAGGTGACGGAGGGCGAGAACAGCACGCGGTCGTCGGGCACGTTGTCGGTCTGGGTGCCGGAATCGCGCACGCGGGCCACGACGCGGGCCGCCAGATTATCGGTCAGCGGACCGGTTATGTCGGCCAGCGCTTCCTTGCGGTCGAAGGAGCCATAGCGCAGCGAAAACTCGCCGCCGCTTTCGAACTGCGGGGTCTTGGACACCATGTTGACGATGCCGCCCAGCGACCCCTGCCCGAACAGGACCGAGGCAGGGCCGCGGATCAGCTCGATCCGGTCGAAATTATACGGGTCGGCACGGATGCTGGCATAGAAGCCGAAGATGTCGCGCATGCCGTCGCGAAACTGCAGCGCGCTGACGCCGCGAACCAGCGCGCCATCGACGCGGCTGTCCGGGCCATAGGGATTGGCGGTGACGCCCGCGACATAGTTCAGCGTATCGCTGATCGAGATCGCGCCCTGCGCCTCGAACACCTCGTCCTCGATGATGGTGACCGGCTGCGGCACTTCGATGACCGGAGTGTCGGTCTTGGTCGCCGACGTGCTTTCCAGCTGCGAGCCGGAGACGACGATGTCGCGCACCTGCTCCACCTCTGCAGTGGTGTCGCTGGCGTGTGCCGCCACCGGCACGAGCATGGTTGCCGACAAAATCGAACATTTGAGCAGTCGCATGGGGTCCCCTTCTGAATAACGGGACCGCGTCTAATGAGAGTCAGTCGCATTTGCAACACCGATTTCACGGTGGCTTGACCGGTTTGGCCGTGCGCCTTCGTCGGACCGGAATTTGAAGCCTTCTACGGGGGAGCCAGACAGGCTCGGTGGGTCGATCAGCGCTCCACCAGCAGCGTGACCGGGCCGACCAGCCCGCTGGGCCGCAGGGGGGCGTCGGCGGCATAGGTGGGCAGCACGGTAAAGCCGATCTTTTCTTCCACGCCCGGCTGGGCATCGCCGATCAGGCGGTTGATCCAGCGGTTGGCCACGCGGATCTCGATATCGTTCGCACCTGCCCTGGCCAGGTGCCCGATGTCGATCCGCCATGGCGCATGCCAGATGCCGCCCGCCTGCTGCCCGTTGACCCTGACCTCCGCAATATCGTTCACCTCGCCAAGGTCGAGCCACAGCGGCGCCCCCTCGGCCCAGCCCACGGGCGTGTCGAACCGGTTGCGATAGCTGGCCACGCCGGAGAAATAGCGGATGCTCTCGTCCGCATTCTCGTTCAGCGGCGTAAGCGTCGTCATCACCGTGCTTGCCGGAGCGCCGCGTCCTTCCTGGAAGGCAACGGACCAGGGGGTGTCGATCGTTCCGGCCTTCACGGTCTGCCGGGCCGCGATATTTGCGGAGGTCTCGCCGGTATCCTCGCGGAATACGACGAAGACCGCTTCCTCGGCATCAAGGGCCAACGGGACGACGGTCCGGTCGCCCTCCATGCGGTAGCTGACGTTCTCGATCTCGCCGGTTTCCGCATGCCACAGCGTGGGACGCTTGCCCGTCACGCGGAAGCGCGCCTCGCCCGTTTCCGCGCGGTTCCGCCGATTGACGACGAAGAACAGGTCGCCGTCGTTCAGATGGCGCTGCAGGAAATCGATCTGCGCACCATCCCCACCGGCATAGGCAAAGCGCGGTGTAACGTTCAGCTGCGCCAGCGCGTCATCGGCGTTGTCGGCGGTAATGACACGGCCGTTCCCCGCCGATGCGCCGCTCCACAGACGGGCGGCGACGGAAGCGAATTCGTGGGGATCGTCGCCCAGCGAAGGACTCGCTTCTGGCCGATTGCCTGCCACCACGGCCCCTTCGCGGACCAGAGCCTCGATCCGGCGCAGCGTCGGCAGCGTCATCATCCGCGACGAACCGCCAAGATAGAGCAACCGGTACCGCATCCCCGAAGGGGTGACGAGCATGCCGCCCTCCACCGACAGGACATCGTTCAGCGCGTCCGCGTTCACGAAGTC from Croceicoccus marinus carries:
- a CDS encoding TonB-dependent siderophore receptor — translated: MRLLKCSILSATMLVPVAAHASDTTAEVEQVRDIVVSGSQLESTSATKTDTPVIEVPQPVTIIEDEVFEAQGAISISDTLNYVAGVTANPYGPDSRVDGALVRGVSALQFRDGMRDIFGFYASIRADPYNFDRIELIRGPASVLFGQGSLGGIVNMVSKTPQFESGGEFSLRYGSFDRKEALADITGPLTDNLAARVVARVRDSGTQTDNVPDDRVLFSPSVTFAPTDATQVTLIGLYQEDDGGSTSQFLPLVGTILPNPNRQLDSDLFVGKPGWDRYDGRLLQGTAIASHAFSADLTLNAKARYIDSDLDYFTHYPNSYSNPLNPYLDTEQRQIMNYAFGSLANMEIFSTDHNLQYDFRTGGAIEHTLLAGVDYSWNRVRKDSGYALEPIDLYDIDYGALSDFNGTIPMLGDPGYAFAAADDTRQSQIGFYLQDQIRAWDRVSLVLGVRRDEARSTSFGEEVYDQGATTFRAGIIGEIVTGVSPFFSFTESFEPISGTDLYGDPFVPKTGRQFEVGVKLHPSDRILLTATAYHIREANRPVAAVAPSPQDPDVILNGQLQIGSLTSKGVEFEANATLPGDLLLIANASYNEAEVEDTGRQLDNVPKFNASLWTMKDFRLNAETTARLGAGVRHVGRNKSYGAAFPNGITTPAFTLVDAVAEVSWQSWSLAVNATNLLGKDYYAACLARGDCFIGSERNVFGTVSYRF
- a CDS encoding Gfo/Idh/MocA family protein, whose translation is MMGHGISRRRLIEVGGGAAAASLMLSGRAVFGQSGGARATGQPMPDGVELPETQPQPRRADSVGFAIVGLGGYALNQMMPRFERAERAHIAALVSGNPEKLQRVGDAYGVPPESRYSYDDFDRIASNKDVDAAYIVLPSGLHADWTERAFAAGKHVLCEKPMALSSAECERMIAASQRADRRLMIAYRCHFEPYNLKAMELIREEAVGKLRLIRTQQSYRMGPTSPSQNWRVDRTLAGGGPLEDYGIYGLQAALYLSGEMPESITAATYQPAADPRFAEIFAHVSSQLRFPSGAVAQLATSYDAAPINEVDARGSSGALLMQPATNYSGLDMVLESGGESRAFSPGDSTVQFARQLDHLADAIRDGSEIITPGEMGLRDLRLMEAIYASAGTGRTMLLNPDGTMKG
- a CDS encoding mannitol dehydrogenase family protein, which produces MRLSSDTLAELPAEVAVPAYDREAQAIGIVHFGIGAFHRAHQAWYTDLALNAGEHGWAICGVSLRSASVAEQLNPQDGLYSVTERGGGTSTTRVVGAVREVIVAPKDPEAVIARIALPDCHIVSFTITEKGYARGNDGSLDISLAEGSFYPLLSEAFARRQAQGLPGLTLMSCDNLAENGQQLDRLMREWLKAKDPQLFDWFALNCTCPQTMIDRIVPATTDEDRAALEATLGLRDEGAVLTEAFSQWVIEDRFAGPRPRWEDHGAQLVTNVAPYETAKLRMLNGAHSLLAYCGLERGFTFVHEAIADAELRQLAHRLMMQEAAPTIDAAPDQDLAAYADSLIDRFAEPALQHRLAQIAMDGSQKIPQRWLDTAAWHSRRGDDCPAIRAAFRAWLAHLADGSLVNDPLGDELRALVANKGPEAVADRMTDGRFPSEFIV
- a CDS encoding PepSY-associated TM helix domain-containing protein gives rise to the protein MTSPIEPTTVKRALSAHAAIGLVAGALLYLVSLTGTIAVFYAELQRIEQPDAPEMTAIAPEAVQNGVMAMLKRGAESAPTTHLYVHLPVDDLPRATITTDTEAMHLDARGNLVMPEEIAWSDFLVALHYTLNLPSLVGITIVGILGVMMLALSLSGVVALPRIFRDAFRLRARSSGGVGLADWHNRLSVWTLPFGIAIALTGALIGLATVTAFAIASNDYGGDVEAVYAPIFGEEPAGDDAPAPAPDVAAALRYMSAQHPDVVPSYAILHDPLTRGQHVQIVGLHKQRLIFGEYYGFDAAGRFMGTAGLADGEWGQQAAASTYDLHFGNFGGIWVKLAYVLFGAALTAVCATGTYIWLGKRRRRGHYEPRLRALWNGVVIGAPVALAISFAARLALGNGAPFAGIFWICYALAVGLAWALVRTDRTSEQVAEPA